Sequence from the Maribacter aquivivus genome:
CCTCTAGTTTAAATGATTTTCTGGTACCCAATTTAAGAACCCAAACTACAGGTACTATTGACCAGCTTTACTTTACCATTTCTGGTGATGAGTATACTGCTACGGGAGATATTAAAATGAGGTACGAAGATTTTAAATTTCAAGTACTCAACAAAGAAAGAAACGGAGTAAAAAAAGTACTTTCATTTATTGGTAATCTATTTATAAATGATGGGTCAAAAACAGATGAAGATGGGTATAGATATGGTGATATAGAAACTGAACGAATAAAGAATAAATCATTCTTTAATTATCTATGGATCAATTTAGAAGACGGCCTTTTAGATGTACTGACAGGAAATGGAAAGAAAGATTAAACTAAACTTCTTAAAACTTAAAAAGCCAGGTAGTAAACTACCTGGCTTCTCTTTTCATAGCAATATTTTATACTAGTTGTCATCAGTAGCATCTTCTACCGCGTCTTCAACTTCATCAGCTCCATCTTCAATTTCATCTCCAACATCATCCATTCCTTCTTCAATCTTCTCTCCTGTTGTTTTTTCTTCCCTACAGCTTGTTGCAATGCTCATTGTTGCAAATGCAAATACAATCATTAATAGTGACTTTTTCATAATATAGATTTTAATAATTAGGTTAACATTTAAATATTTAGGTATAAAGGTTTACTTGTTAACTAAATAGTTTCCCATACCTGTTACTGCAAATATGGTGGTTTTAATAGATTCAGCTTAGTTGTAAAAAAACCAATATTAACTCATCTACTAAATGCGCATATGTGTCAATTAACATTTTAAAAGTGTTAAGGTTATTCACTTTTTTCTAGTTTTTTTGTAAAGTACAATTGCCATTGTACATAAAATAAAACAATGAGAGAGTTAATCATAAATAGTTCAAAGTCAGAGGATATGTTCTCCAAAATACAGACATGTATGCAGGGGGAACTTATCAAGGACTGTGGCGAAAGTGTTTTAACTTTTATTAATACAGTTGGAAAAGGCTCTTTAAGAACCATAGATTTTAATTGGGGAATATCTCTTATTGATTGTGATATGAAACTAGCTGAAGAGGCTAAAATCGTTTTTGATACTAAAGACCTGGCACCAATTGAATTCATTTTTATCAGTAAAGGATACTTTAAGTATAGCGAGAACAATACAGATGAATACACCAGGTTAGAGCAATTTCAAAACACAATTATATCGCATAAACGTAATGCCGAAAAGACATTTATGTTCCCAAAGGATGAACATTTAAAAATTAATTTCATACGTGTTAATCGGCAAGAATATTTACAAAAAAAGAACAATAATGTCTCTCAACTAAACCAATTATTGGTGTCATTATTTAATGATAGTGACGGGGAGGCTACTTATCAACATGGTGGTAGTTTTAGTTTAAAAATTGCAGATGAAATTAAGTTACTAAACGATGTTGATACTACTTGCGGCATGCTAAGGTCTCTTTCATTAGAGGGCAGACTTTATTTAATTCTATCGCTACAGTTATTAGAACATAAAAATTTTGAAGAAAACATGAATTTACCTGAAGCTATTTCTAAAGATGATATTCTAAAGATTCACAAGTTAACTACCTATATATTAGAGCATATTTCTGATACCGTAACTATCACCTCTTTAAGTGCAGAATCTGGATTAAGCCCCAAGAAACTTCAAATTGGTTTTAAGATTCTGTATTCTAAAACCGTGAATGAATATGTTAGGCAGCTGAAATTAGAAATCTCGAAAGATTACCTAAAAAATACCGATTTATCTGTTTCTGAAATTGTGTATGCTATTGGTATTAAAAGTAGAAGCTACTTCTCTAAAATATTCTTTGAAGCCTATGGTATTTTACCTACAGACTATAGAAAGCATCTAAAAAACAAGAACGCTTCAATACGCTAACTTTCTGGATACTCATAGGGCAATAACATGCTATCATATGAGATATCTTGATTAAACAGGTTTCTTGCAATAGGTCTTATTTCTAAATCTGTTGCGTGTGGCGGTCTTAATATCTCTTGCGCCCTTTCTAAGCTTGTTTCTCCTGAAAGCCATTCATACTTATCATCATGGTCTATAATTACGGGCATATAATCTACTAGATTTTGGTAATTGACCACTTCTTTCTCAAGCGGACCAGTAAGTAATGAACAGGTTATAAAGCCATCATCTAGAATAGTATAAATACCTGCTAAATATAATAGTCCTCCATTTTTACTACTTACATGGTAAGGATAAATTTCTCCGTTCTTCAACACTGAAGTAAAGAAGCCGGTTACAGGTATAATACATCTACTATTCTCAAACGAATCATGATACCATAAATTCGTATTTATTTTTTGAGCAGAGATGGTCAACGTGTTCGTCAGCTTTTGAAAAAGCTCCCACTCATCATTAAAAGTACTTGGTAATAAACCCCAAATGGCTAAATTAACAGCATTGGGTTCATTCATTGTAATTATGGGAATAGAGACTTCGTTTAGACCACTAATAACCACCTGTGGAGTATATAAATCTGGATACTTAAACAAGGCGTTTACATCTTGTTCTATCTCTTTCATTTTTGCTGTATTCGAAATTTTAAAATACATATCAATCATTTTCATTTAACACAAATTTCGTCAATAAAATGAAGGGCAATTGTTGCAGAACCACAAAAATATAACCCATTAAAAAAGAGCTTTTTAATTGTTGAATAGCATGTGAATATTTGAAAAATAAAGCATAAAAAAAGAGGCTATTAATAGCCTCTTTTTACATTCACCAAACATGTACTTATCTAATATCTTCTAACATTTTAATGTTTGAAAGTCCGTTTTTAATTGCCTCTTTCTGACTTCTTAAAACGGTTGCCGTTGTAGATGGTAATGAAGTATCTTCTAAAACATCTTCATACTCTTCAATTGCAGCTTTTTCTCCTCTAATTGCCTCTTCTAACATGGCTTCCGCATTGTCTAGAGAGAATAATGCTTTTACATCCATCCAAGCTCTATGCGCTTTACCGGCCATGCTATCTCCTTTGTCAATCTCTTGACCAAAGGTTTTGATTTCTGTCTTTAGTTCATGACCAAAATCATAACGTTGCTTTGCCTTTGTTTCAAAAAAAGCTTTTAACTGAACATTATCAGTGTTTTCTGCTGCCTTTTTAAATCCTTTTTCAGCATCATATGTTTTCTCTAAAAGTTCATTTAATTTATTTCCTACTTCTTCTGTATATGTACTCATTTTATATAGTTTTGATGATGTGATTTTTATTTAAAGATGTCAATCACAATTACATCTTGTAAAATTTATTTCTGTTCTTAAATTCTTGTAATTTTCTTTTTAGCTCAGTAACATCTTTACTTTTAGATGAATCTGAATACATTAATACATGGTCCATATCAATTTCGCAAAATGCATCTTCTTGATTACTGGTGTCATCATTATTGATACCGTCAACGATAAAATCTCTTAGCAATAAGCTGATGAATCCTAATCCTATAATTATCGATATACCTGCAATTAATTGTACCATCTGTTTTGTTTTGATGACAAATATATAGTTGATTGTACATACTTTTTATCTTGAAAAATTATAGCATTAACTCCTTTGAATAGGGTTAATCTTCAAGGCTTTAAGGTTAAAAATAAATTGCTCCTGCTACACAATAAAGTATAAAATTATAGAACTTGTAGTATCAAATTAGTTCTCACGTTTGTGCTACTCTAAATGATTATTTCCATCACATGGTTCTCCAAAAAACTAGCTGTGATGGAAAGCACAAACAATAAATACATTTATTATGATAAGAAAAGGAACAACAGTAAAATGGTCATGGGGTAATGGTACTGCAGAAGGTAAAGTTGAAGAAACATATACTTCAAAAACAACAAAGACAATTAAAGGAAATGAAGTTACTAGAAATGGTAGCGATGATGATAAAGCACTTTACATTCAACAAGAAGATGGTGATTACGTTTTAAAGAGCGAAAGTGAAGTAGAACGTCCCGATTAATTTACAAACAAGATTTTAATCCTACTTCTTTACTTCTAAATTCAATAACGGATTAAAATTGGAAATTAAGTTAATCAGTGCTTTTTCTGCTGCGGTTTGGTATTCTGAAGAAGTAGCCATCTCTACACTTTCAAAAACATCATTAAGCTCACTCTTTTCATACTTTTTAACTACAAATGGGTGCACATAATATTTCTTGCAGACATTTCTAGTATTCCCCAAAGCTTTAGCGGTATGGTCAAATGCTTTTATAACATTCTTTTTTACTTCACTTTCTACATTGGTAGGTTCATTTTCCATAAGCGATTCAAAAAATATTAACGTGCCAGACCATGTTCTAAAATCTTTCGCAGTAAAAAGTTCTCCGCTTATTTCTTGTAAATATTCATTGACCATACCACTATCTACTCCCGTTTTTGTCCCGTCTTCATCAAAGAATTGAAAAAGATCCCAGCCAGGTATTTCTTCGCATTGCAATACTAACTTGCGTAATTTTCTATTATTTAAAGTAATACTATGCTTTTTGCCTTTCTTTCCGGTAAACTCAAATTTTAGCTTATTCTTACTGGTTTTTAAGTGCCTTGTTCTTAAGGTCGATAAGCCATATGTTTTGTTTCTTTTGGCATATTGTTGATTACCTATACGTATATGGGTTTCTTCCATTAGCCTTACAATTAGTGCGAGAACTTTTTCTTTAGGCCATCCATCTAACTGTAAATCTTCATCTACCTTTTTTCTAATTACAGGCAAAGCTTCCCCAAATTGATGCATTCTTAAAAATTTGGTTCGGTTTCTTACTCTTAACCATAAATCGTGATAACGGTACTGCAACCTATGTTTTACATCATAGCCTACTGCTTGTAAATGTGCGTTGGCAATCGGTGCTATTTTTACTCCTTGCCATGCTGGTGGAATCACCAATTTTTCTATTCTTGTTAATTCAGACTTTTTAAGAAGTGGCTTGTTCTTTAATAGATAATGAAATTTCTCTTTCTCCTTAATTCTTAATATGGACAAGGCTTCCCTATTCACATACTTTAAATGCATATGCGCAGCTACATCATGTGGTTCACTTGCTAATAGTTCAGTATAGTTCATATATAAGTGGTTTTAAAAATTGCAATCGTATAAACCTATCTTCTATATTTTGTTTATACTTTTTTATACAACGTAAAACAAAAATAAGAATTCACGGTGCCACTTTAGTGTTCTATTCAACTATTTTGTAGCCTAATAACCATCAATATTTCATCTTATTAGTTATTAAAACTAGCGCTATTGCGATATAATTTTTCTGAAACGGATTCTTTTTAACCACAGAAGTTCTATACCTTTCCTACTATAAATACCCATTGCTTATGAAAGGAGAACCCATGTTAATATGTATACCAGACATAAGCGGATTTACGGAGTTTATGAGCGAAACCGATTTTGAACTGAGTTCAAAAATCATTCCTGCGCTTTTGAACCAAATTATCTACACGAATAAAATCGGACTCAAAGTTTCCGAGATAGAAGGCGATGCTGTTCTGTTTTTTAAGACTGGCGAAATGCCAAGCTTAGAAAATCTTATAGAACAGTGTAGAAAATTTTATACCGAATTTTATAAGGAACTAGCTTCTCTTAGAGAAAAACATATAAAGAATAAAGATGCTGAATCAATACCCGAAATTCTCGGTCTAAAGATTATACTACATTACGGTAAAGAAATAGCTTTGACCAAAGTTGGTAATAGCATAAAACTCTTTGGCGAAGATCTTATTATAGCTCACAAATTGTTGAAAAACGAAATTAACTTGAGCGAATATTTACTCTTAACAGATGGCTTAACCAATTACTATAAAGAGAATAATTTAAACGACCAGTTTGATTGGGGCTCACTAAAACATAATTCTACAGAGTATGACCACGTGGGTGAAATAAACTACTCATATATCAACTTAAAACCTTTGGTAGAAGAATAAGCTTACATCACTTCAAAACTGTAAAACGTTCATCATTGCCTCTTCTGAGTCAATGGCAACCTTCAATATCCCTTAATTTTGTAGCAGAATAATTAAACAAAATTATGAGCTATTTAGATATAAAATCAAAAGATATACAGCCAATCGTTGAGGAATTGAACACGTTGTTGGCAGATTACAATTTGTACTATCAAAACCTTAGAGGTTACCACTGGAATGTTTCTGGAAAGAACTTTTTTGACCTTCACATTAAGTTTGAAGAACTATATACCGATGCAAGAATTAAAATTGATGAAATCGCTGAGCGTATCTTAACGCTAAGACATAACCCAACTAGCGAGTTTTCTAAGTATTTTGAAATGTCTTCTATTAAAGAAACATCTTCTCTCATTGCAGATACTGATATGGTAGATCACATTTTAAATCAACATGAAATTTTGTTGAAGCAAATGAATAAAGTCATTAAGAAAGCCGAAGCTGGTGGAGATGAAGGAACTATTGATATGATCGGTGGCTATATTGGCGAAATAGAAAAAGTAAGTTGGATGCTAGACGCCTGGTCCAAAGAATAAGTTTACACTAAATAACAGTATATAAAAAAGCACCTCTTTTAAAGAGGTGCTTTTTACTTTCAACTAGTTTGCCAATGCAATCTGGCTAAAATTATTTTACTACTTTTCGCATAATATATAACATACCAAATTTCTTGGCTGCAGAAAATGCGGTCGACACCCAGTTATACGGACTCAAATCTTCTTGTACATCTTGTTTCAATCCTTTAAGCTCTTCTAAAGCAATTTCGCGCTCTAATTTCAAGCGTTTTAAATTAAACTCTATCTCATTAAAATTTTTGTACATATCTCTACTAGTTAAAGAATTTATCCGACAACTTTCTTACCAACATGTTATCTATTTGACCTCTAAAAATATAGGCTAAAACCAATAATACTACAAATAAAGCACCAGCAATTAAACAAGCACCTACCATACTCTCAAGAACATTTGCCAAGAAGACAACACCAGCTACAGTTATAAATATAAGTGCCAAAAAAGCAAGACCACCTATAACTGCCATTTTTAGCAGCATACCGGTGGTCATTGTTAATTGTTGAAACACTTTAAGCCTGTAGTATTCTTGGGTTTTCTTATAGTAAACCTCTCCTACATCAATTGCCTTATTAGACGTTTCGTTAAGTGAATCAATAATTCCCATTTATACTGTTTTCTGCAGTTTCTTATTTTTTGACTTCAACTCAGACAATTTCTTCTCTAAAGTTGAAATTACGTCCTCGGTCTTATAACTTAAATCAGAAACTAAAGATTCTACTCTTGTATCTAAGGTTTCTCTTTCGTCAGACATTTTAGAAGCAACTCTATTTTTAAGGTCTACTGCACTATCTGCAAAATTATCTCTTGTTGCAGCTGCTTGATCAGCAATTAATCTTCTTGTATTCTCACCTTTATCTGGTGCATAAAGAATTCCTAAGGCTGCACCAATGGCAGATCCTGCGATAATTGCTAATAATGTATTTCCACTATTGTTCATATTATATATTTTAGATTAAACGTTTTCTTATACATGATAAACTATTGCTTATAATGTCATACAAATGTCTTAAATAAAGATACAACTACTTAACTCAAAACCTTTTAATATTGACGTTAACAATAGCTTAAAAGGGTTAAGAATTATTTGAAACGAATTAATGCATCAAACTGTTTACCTCTAAATTTGTAACTATGAAAGAATATGAAACTAAGAATCCGTACAGCGGTGAAATTGTTAAGACATATACACAAGATAGCACTGCCGATATAGAAAAAAAATTACAAAAAGCCCTATCTATAGAAGCCTCTTGGGCAGCTATGGAAATTGAAGATAGGTGCGAACTTCTCTCCAATGTAGCAGAATTGCTAATAGACCGTAAAGAGGAATATGCAGAACTAATGACCCAAGAAATGGGAAAACCTTATGCTCAAGGTATTTCTGAAATTGAAAAATGTGCTTGGGTATGTGATTTCTATGCACATAACGCTGAAGATCTTTTAGCCGATGAGGTCATAGAAACCGATGCTGATGAGAGTTTTATAAGTCATGATCCCTTAGGATGCATTCTTGCCGTAATGCCATGGAATTATCCTTTTTGGCAAGTACTTCGTTTTGCAGCCCCTACCTTAACAGCTGGTAATACTGCATTTCTTAAACATGCGCAAAATGTAACTGGTTGTTCTATGGCTATTGAAAAACTATTCTTAGATGCGGGTTATCCTGAAGGGTGTTTTCAAAGTTTAAAAGCGGGTCATGAAGAAATTGAAAAGCTTATTGCTAATGACGGTATTAAAGCTGTAACCTTAACAGGAAGCGAAAAAGCTGGTAAATCAATTGCAGGTACGGCAGGAAAGAACTTAAAGAAATCTGTTCTTGAACTTGGCGGAAACAATGCATGTATTGTTTGGGAAGATGCCAATTTAGATCAACACATCAATACTATGGTAACGGCACGTATGCAGAATACGGGTCAAAGTTGTATTGCTGCAAAACGCTTTATAGTTTGTGAAGATATTTATGATGCATTTCTAGAAAAATTTACCGCAAAAGTGAAATCACTTAAAAGTGGTGACCCTATGAAAGAGGATACGTTTATTGGTGTTATGGCGCGCGAAGATTTAGCCGAAGAACTTCAAAAACAAGTGAACGATTCTATAAAACAAGGTGCTAAAGTTGTACTGGGCAATATGCATAAAGATGCTTATTTCTCACCCACTATACTAACCGATGTTACTGTAGAAATGCCGGTATTTAAAGAAGAAACTTTTGGACCTGTTGCTGCTATTACCAAAGCAAAAAATAGAGAAGAAGCTATTGCCTTAGCTGCAAACTCTAGATTAGGTCTCGGTAGTATGTTATTCACTGAAGATATAGATGCCGCAATGGATGTAATATCTACTATACCTGATGGCGCATTCTTTATAAACGACATGGTAAAGTCTGATCCTCGATTACCATTTGGTGGTACAAAAGCATCTGGCTATGGTAGAGAATTATCTAGAGAAGGCATCTTAGAATTCGTAAACAAGAAAACGGTTTATATTAAAAAATAATACGCATGAACAAAGAAGCAGAAGAAACAAAATTCGTTAAAGAACCAGAAGAAGAAACACAACAATACATTTTACAAAAAAATAAAAAAACTAAAGTTGGTGTAACTATACTTATAGCCTTTTTAGTACTTCTTATTATTGGTGTAATAATTTCAAACGTATTTTTTACGAACTAAAGAACACGACATAAAAATTGTAAAGGTGAGCATAATTTATTCTCACCTTTTTTTAGTTACATCTAACTCGTAGCCTATATGCTAGTTTTATCGATTCTTACTTTCAATGAAAGTGAATACACGAAGGTTTCGATCAATCCATTAAACGCAAGAGAATTATTTTTGTACTTTTCTAAAGTATTATTCAAAGGCATGAAACTAAGCAATTCATTTAAAGGTTCACTAAGAACATTTACTTACTTTATGGCTAGTGGAACACACTCCATGTTAAAAGGCATTAATTATGTAGAGCTCTATGGAAATGAACCAAGTGCGATAGAAAGAGTCTTTGCCATATATACAAATGTTATTGAATTGGATGGAAATGGTATTGTTATAAATGACGAGTACGCTCAGAAAAGGGCTACGGATTATTTGCATTCATATTATGATTCTACCTTTATAGTTCAACCACAATTTGAAGATTGGGAAATAGAATTACATTAATAATTTAAAGTTCAAATAAAGGATCATTAAAATCATAGAAAAACCTGAATAGTGTCATATATATCCAAAGTAAACATCGATTGTCCCCGTGAAAAGCCTTTCCCTTTTGATATATCTGCGATCAAGTATGCCAAAGACCTCGATTTTTCCAACCCTGTCACCTTCATCATCGGCGATAACGGTACTGGTAAAAGCACCCTATTGGAGACTCTTGCAGTTAGGCTACAGCTTCCGAACATGGACGGTTCTTCCTATGGAAAAAGAGGGTTTGAGGCTGCGAGGACTCTAGTGGAATTTCTTTCCATAGAATGGACAATAGATAGACCTCGAGGATTCTTTTTAAGGGCAGAGGATTTTGGAAACCTGTTGAATGGTATCCAGAACGAGGACAACAGGCAGTCCACCTTTTTTGAGGATATTAAAGAGGTGGTGCCGGAAGGTGTTCTAAAATCCATGCGCGATAATTCGAACTATCAAATACATGCAATGCGTAAAAACTATGGTCAAGACCTCCAAGGCTTTTCACACGGGGAGGCCTACTTCAAGATAATGAATGATAAGATAAATCAACGCGGCATATATCTATTGGACGAACCTGAGGCGGCACTATCCCCCTCAAAACAGCTTTCGTTACTATATTTTATCAAGGAACATCTGAAGAACAACATGTCCCAGTTCATAGTGGCCACGCATTCACCTATGCTGATGGCTTACCCAGGAGCGGCAATATATCAAATTTCGGATGACACCATGAACAAGGTAGATTTCGAGGAAACAGAACACTATTCAATTACAAGGTCTTTTTTAAATAATCCCGATGCCTATCTTAGACATCTAGAATAATTGGCTAAAGTTTAAAATGAAGGATAATAAATATTGAATCAAAACAAAGAAAAACATACCCTTAGCTTAAGAGAACAAATTATTATGTTTTTTTTCGGCATTATATTCGTCAGTATTCTTGGTAAGCATTATTTTGCAAATCTGGGAGGTAGTGTTGAAGATAAATCTAGACTATTGAAAGTTTATTATTTAGGCTTAGTCTTTTGGGCTTGTATCATAGGTCTAATTTTATTTTTAGAAAATAAACTTTGAGCTAACTAAAAGTTCAACTAAAGAATAAATAATGTTATTGAAATGAATTTTATTGATAGCTATTTTTGCAGTGATCTTCTTAGGTTGCGAAACCGATTCGCTACCTTGTGAAGATGGGTATATAGAAGTACCAGGTCAAAACGGACCTGTTTGCGTACCTGAAGGAGAAGTAAGAGCTATTGACATATTAACACCATAAGTTCAAATAAACTATCATGTCTACACTAGTTTCTACAGCCGAAGAATTTGCCACTAATCAATTATCCGGCAATACTGACCCAAGATATCTCTATCATAATCTTAGGCATACACAACGCGTTGTAGATGGTACAAAAGAGCTTATTACTGGTGAAAAAATTGGCGAAGAAGAGAGCGAGTTACTTTTAGTTACTGCTTGGTTTCATGACCTTGGGTATACTGTTTCTTATGAGAATCATGAAGAGCATAGCTGCCAGTTATCTAGAGATTTTTTAACCAAAAATAATTGTACACCATCTTTTATTACCAACGTTTGTAACCTGATTCTAGCGACGAAAAAAGGGTACGAGCCAAAAAATGAATTAGAAAAAATAATTCGCGATGCAGATTCTTCTCATTTTCATGTCAAGAATTTTATGGCAACAACCGAATTACTGAGAGAAGAGCGTGTTTTAATAAGTAAAGAAAGTATTACTTCTGCAGCATGGCGCGAAGAAAATATTGCTCTTTTACGCGCCAAACATCGTTATTATACGGAATACGCTATAGCTAATTGGCAAGAAGGGAAAGACAAGAATATTAAGAGGCTCATCAAAGCAAAAAAGAAGAATAAAGAGCTCATTAAAAAGGAAAGTTTAAAAGCCAAATTTAAGGGAGAATTACCAGATCGGGGAATACAGACACTATATAGAGTTACACTAAGTAATCATTTAAAACTGAGTGATATTGCCGATACCAAGGCGAATATTTTACTTTCTGTAAACGCCATTATTATTTCTATGGCATTGGCAAACTTGGTTCCTAAGTTAGATAACCCTTCTAACGACTATCTATTCTACCCTACGTTTCTATTTATAATTTTTAGTGTAGTTTCTATGGTAATGTCTATTATAGCTACCAAACCAAATATTACTTCTGGTCAGTTTACAGAAGAAGAAGTCACCTCTAAAAAAGTAAATCTATTGTTCTTTGGTAATTTTCATAAAATGAAATTAGAGCAGTATAGTTGGGCTATGTCAGAACTTATTAAAGACAAAGATTACATCTATAGCTCATTAACCAAAGACCTTTATTTTCTTGGGATAGTTTTAGAAAGGAAATATCGACTTTTACGGTGGACGTATACCGTTTTTATGATAGGAATGATAATTTCAGTAATTGTATTTGGCATTGCACTCAAGTACTACGGTCCAGAACGAATATTAGAATTACCCGTAATGCAGCCCTAACTAAAATGGCTGTTATAAAATTGAAGAACAATAAGTTTACTACAAAACTTAGACTCCGAAAGCCATTAGAAGTATACACAATAAGATGCCGATTGCAGCAATTACAATAGTAAATTTTAAAGCTTTTGCTAAAGCTGGCTCTTTATTTTGATCATTTACATTTACCCTGGTCATGAGTGGTTATTTAGAATTATACCACAAATCTATGCCGAAACTTTCTAGAGTTTTAACTTCATAAATGAATTTCTTGTCTCCATTGCATTTTACCTAACTCATTGGTATCATGTAAAATATGATATTGCAACTAGTTGTCTTTAACTCATTTGTATCATTGCTTCTTTAAATGTTGCTTTTGGAGCTGAACACATTGGGCACTCATACGCATCATCAATATCTTCAAATTTGGTGCCTGCGGCAATATTAAACTCTTCATCACCAAAAGTTGCGTCATAAACCGTTAAGCAGTCTTGACATTGATATAACGATTGTGTTGCTTCTACAACTTCAACGCTGGTTTCTTTTTCATCATCTTCTGCGCGACCCAATTGATCAAAATACATTTTACTTAACTCCATTAACAACCCAGGTAATTCTATCTTATCTATATCTTGGGCATAGGTAATATACTTTTGGCTGTTAGGATCAAAATGTTCAAAATGTAGAACATTGTACGTAGGGCGAACTTCAAATTCTTTAACAATGGTG
This genomic interval carries:
- a CDS encoding membrane protein; translation: MKKSLLMIVFAFATMSIATSCREEKTTGEKIEEGMDDVGDEIEDGADEVEDAVEDATDDN
- a CDS encoding helix-turn-helix domain-containing protein → MRELIINSSKSEDMFSKIQTCMQGELIKDCGESVLTFINTVGKGSLRTIDFNWGISLIDCDMKLAEEAKIVFDTKDLAPIEFIFISKGYFKYSENNTDEYTRLEQFQNTIISHKRNAEKTFMFPKDEHLKINFIRVNRQEYLQKKNNNVSQLNQLLVSLFNDSDGEATYQHGGSFSLKIADEIKLLNDVDTTCGMLRSLSLEGRLYLILSLQLLEHKNFEENMNLPEAISKDDILKIHKLTTYILEHISDTVTITSLSAESGLSPKKLQIGFKILYSKTVNEYVRQLKLEISKDYLKNTDLSVSEIVYAIGIKSRSYFSKIFFEAYGILPTDYRKHLKNKNASIR
- a CDS encoding SOS response-associated peptidase; translated protein: MKMIDMYFKISNTAKMKEIEQDVNALFKYPDLYTPQVVISGLNEVSIPIITMNEPNAVNLAIWGLLPSTFNDEWELFQKLTNTLTISAQKINTNLWYHDSFENSRCIIPVTGFFTSVLKNGEIYPYHVSSKNGGLLYLAGIYTILDDGFITCSLLTGPLEKEVVNYQNLVDYMPVIIDHDDKYEWLSGETSLERAQEILRPPHATDLEIRPIARNLFNQDISYDSMLLPYEYPES
- a CDS encoding ferritin-like domain-containing protein, translated to MSTYTEEVGNKLNELLEKTYDAEKGFKKAAENTDNVQLKAFFETKAKQRYDFGHELKTEIKTFGQEIDKGDSMAGKAHRAWMDVKALFSLDNAEAMLEEAIRGEKAAIEEYEDVLEDTSLPSTTATVLRSQKEAIKNGLSNIKMLEDIR
- a CDS encoding hypervirulence associated TUDOR domain-containing protein; this translates as MIRKGTTVKWSWGNGTAEGKVEETYTSKTTKTIKGNEVTRNGSDDDKALYIQQEDGDYVLKSESEVERPD
- a CDS encoding DNA topoisomerase IB: MNYTELLASEPHDVAAHMHLKYVNREALSILRIKEKEKFHYLLKNKPLLKKSELTRIEKLVIPPAWQGVKIAPIANAHLQAVGYDVKHRLQYRYHDLWLRVRNRTKFLRMHQFGEALPVIRKKVDEDLQLDGWPKEKVLALIVRLMEETHIRIGNQQYAKRNKTYGLSTLRTRHLKTSKNKLKFEFTGKKGKKHSITLNNRKLRKLVLQCEEIPGWDLFQFFDEDGTKTGVDSGMVNEYLQEISGELFTAKDFRTWSGTLIFFESLMENEPTNVESEVKKNVIKAFDHTAKALGNTRNVCKKYYVHPFVVKKYEKSELNDVFESVEMATSSEYQTAAEKALINLISNFNPLLNLEVKK
- a CDS encoding DUF2652 domain-containing protein; the protein is MKGEPMLICIPDISGFTEFMSETDFELSSKIIPALLNQIIYTNKIGLKVSEIEGDAVLFFKTGEMPSLENLIEQCRKFYTEFYKELASLREKHIKNKDAESIPEILGLKIILHYGKEIALTKVGNSIKLFGEDLIIAHKLLKNEINLSEYLLLTDGLTNYYKENNLNDQFDWGSLKHNSTEYDHVGEINYSYINLKPLVEE
- a CDS encoding Dps family protein produces the protein MSYLDIKSKDIQPIVEELNTLLADYNLYYQNLRGYHWNVSGKNFFDLHIKFEELYTDARIKIDEIAERILTLRHNPTSEFSKYFEMSSIKETSSLIADTDMVDHILNQHEILLKQMNKVIKKAEAGGDEGTIDMIGGYIGEIEKVSWMLDAWSKE
- a CDS encoding phage holin family protein, with translation MGIIDSLNETSNKAIDVGEVYYKKTQEYYRLKVFQQLTMTTGMLLKMAVIGGLAFLALIFITVAGVVFLANVLESMVGACLIAGALFVVLLVLAYIFRGQIDNMLVRKLSDKFFN
- a CDS encoding YtxH domain-containing protein, whose protein sequence is MNNSGNTLLAIIAGSAIGAALGILYAPDKGENTRRLIADQAAATRDNFADSAVDLKNRVASKMSDERETLDTRVESLVSDLSYKTEDVISTLEKKLSELKSKNKKLQKTV
- a CDS encoding NAD-dependent succinate-semialdehyde dehydrogenase — its product is MKEYETKNPYSGEIVKTYTQDSTADIEKKLQKALSIEASWAAMEIEDRCELLSNVAELLIDRKEEYAELMTQEMGKPYAQGISEIEKCAWVCDFYAHNAEDLLADEVIETDADESFISHDPLGCILAVMPWNYPFWQVLRFAAPTLTAGNTAFLKHAQNVTGCSMAIEKLFLDAGYPEGCFQSLKAGHEEIEKLIANDGIKAVTLTGSEKAGKSIAGTAGKNLKKSVLELGGNNACIVWEDANLDQHINTMVTARMQNTGQSCIAAKRFIVCEDIYDAFLEKFTAKVKSLKSGDPMKEDTFIGVMAREDLAEELQKQVNDSIKQGAKVVLGNMHKDAYFSPTILTDVTVEMPVFKEETFGPVAAITKAKNREEAIALAANSRLGLGSMLFTEDIDAAMDVISTIPDGAFFINDMVKSDPRLPFGGTKASGYGRELSREGILEFVNKKTVYIKK
- a CDS encoding DUF7677 family protein, translated to MLVLSILTFNESEYTKVSINPLNARELFLYFSKVLFKGMKLSNSFKGSLRTFTYFMASGTHSMLKGINYVELYGNEPSAIERVFAIYTNVIELDGNGIVINDEYAQKRATDYLHSYYDSTFIVQPQFEDWEIELH